The stretch of DNA TAGCGATTGTAGCGGGCCCAAGAATCGGCGGATTACTGAATGCTACATTCGGAAATGCTGTGGAATTAATTATCTCCATCTTCGCTTTAAAAGCAGGATTAGTGGAAGTGGTTCTTGCTTCACTAACCGGATCGGTTTTAGGAAACTTACTGCTTGTAGCCGGGCTTTCCTTCTTTTTGGGTGGAATTAAATTTAAGCGCCAAACATTTAGTGTCCATGATGCCAGACATAACTCCGGGTTATTAATGTTTGCGGTGATCGTCGCTTTCGTTATTCCTGAAATCTTTTCAATGTCCATGAATGATTCAGAAACGCTGACATTAAGCATCGGAATTTCCATTATCTTAATAGCACTCTATTTGGCTGCGCTGTTCTTTAAACTGGTCACCCATCGAGGCGTCTATGTTTCAAAGAAGAAAGAAGGAAATGCAGTTGAGAAATCCCAAGAGGAGCCTGAGTGGTCAAAAGGCAAAGCGCTCGGCATTCTTCTGGTGGCTACATTGGCTGTAGCTTATGTGTCAGAGGGGCTTGTTCATACATTTGAATCGGTTGGCGAAAGCTTCGGCTGGTCTGAGCTATTTATTGGGGTTATTATCGTGGCGATTGTAGGAAATGCCGCTGAGCATGCTTCCGCCATCATTATGGCGATGAAAAACAAAATGGATATTGCCGTGGAGATCGCGGTCGGCTCCACTTTGCAAATTGCTATGTTTGTGGCGCCCGTGCTCGTTTTATTATCCTTATTCTTTCCTCAAACAATGCCGCTCGTGTTCACTGTGCCAGAGTTAGTGTCCATGGTGACAGCGGTGCTGTTGGCGATTGTGATCTCCAACGATGGAGAAACGAATTGGTTTGAGGGCTTAACCTTGCTGGCGGCCTATTTCATCATGGGAATCGGCTTTTACTTATTGTAATGAATAGAAGCTGCTGCTGACATTGCGTCTGCAGCGGTTTTTTTATGGGGATCGGCTTTTCAGCTTTTTGAATTCATGGATAAGAAAAAACACTCAGGTGTAAACTATGCAAAAAAGAATGCTTGGAGGAACTGACATCATGAAAATCATCCGTTTGCTTTTGGCTGCTGCGGCAGTCTTTGCTTTCACCGGATTAGGAGAGTTTGCCGCCGCAGCCAAGAAGGAAGACAAACCTTCTTTGCCAATCCCTCCTTCGGTTAAGGACCTATCACAAGATAATACTTATTTAAACGAGGAGCAGGAACTATCTGATTTGCAGCCGAGTGAGTTGACGAAGGAATTATTAAGCACATCGAAAGCGAAGATCACCAATCCCCGGCTTATCCGCATGCTGAATGAAACATCGGTCAATAAATCGCTCTTTTCCATTGGCATGAGGGCAACGGTCTTTTTGGGAGAGTGGCCGCTGTCATACAGCTCAGATGAAACAAGCGCTAATTGGGAGTACCAAAAGGTTAATACGAATTTCTTTGATAATCGCGCCGGAAAAAGCATCTATCAAATGCATTATGTTCAAGAAGCACATAAAACAGTGAGGGGAGGGCTGTCCGTTAAGCTTCCCCGCTCGGAGGAAGTCAAGCAGATGGTACTAAAGGAAGCGATCCAGCGCACGAATTTGCCTTTAGCGTATGCAACAAGTATTGGAAACGGCACCAAGCAAAATGATATTTATAATGTGGCTCCGAAAACAGCTGGATATTTAAGCGCTTTTGCTCCGGCCATTCATGAAAAAGGACGGGTCGCTTATGGAGAAGTATTCCTGGTACTGACCGGCAGCAAACGGGCTCTCGTGATCAAAAATATGACGACGAAAAAGGTGAGCGCATGGATTCCGATCAGCAATCACCTGTCCTTCAGTTTCCGCTCAGTGCGCCAGCCGTAAAAAATGAATAGGTGAAATTAAAAGCATTGAAATGGATGAGGGAATCAGCTAACATGAAATGGAACTTTTCCTGCATTTGAATAGAAAGGGGCCAATCCATTTTGAAGCCAATCACAGACAAATCATCACAAATCACTTATTTAAAGGAAAGATTGAATATATTTCTGGAAGTGCTCGATTCCATGGATCCGGCGGATACAGATTTAGAAGACATCGACCGCCTGCTTCAAATGATTGATGATATTGAAACGAAGTGTGAACAATTTAAAGTTCGTTAAGAAAACAAAAAAGGCTGATCCGGCAACAGCGGATTCAGCTTTTTTTTGGCATTCCACTAAAGCGGGTGCGAGTGATGGCGAAATGATAGCGTTTTCGGCTGGGAAATCTCCACTGCAATTTTTTCTTTTAAAGCGATGAAGTGAGGGCTATAATGAACAATGAGGGTAATTATATACAAAGCATGAGGGGGATCACAATGAATCTAGAAAACTTGCAGAAAAGCATGTATCAATTAATCGTGGAAACATCCACCAATTTGCCGAAAGATGTGCGCCGCGCGATTAAAGCTGCTGTCATTCGTGAAAACGCTGGCACAAGTGCGGCGATGAGTCTTGCTACCATTACGAATAATATTCAGATGGCCGATGACAATATCTCTCCTATTTGCCAAGATACCGGAATGCCGACATTTAAAGTGAAAACACCTGTAGGAGCCAATCAGCTAGAAATTAAAGAAGCCATTCATCAGGCGCTTGTGCAAGCGACGAAAGATGGGAAGCTGCGCCCTAACTCTGTTGATTCATTAACGGGAAAGAACAGCGGGGATAATCTGGGTGCTGGAACCCCTGTCATTAAGTTTGAACAATGGGAAAACGATTACATAGATGCCCGTCTCATTTTAAAAGGCGGCGGCTGCGAAAATAAAAATATTCAATACAGCCTGCCATGTGAATTAGAGGGCTTGGGAAGAGCCGGCCGTGACCTTGACGGAATTCGCAAATGCATTATGCATGCCGTCTACCAAGCTCAAGGACAAGGATGCAGCGCAGGATTTATCGGCGTCGGTATCGGCGGCGACCGCACATCCGGCTATGAGCTGGCCAAGAACCAGCTCTTCCGCCATGTGGATGATGTCAATCCGAATGAAGATTTGCGCAAGCTTGAAGAATATATTATGAAACATGCAAACGAGCTCGGAATCGGTACGATGGGATTTGGCGGAGAAACGACGCTGCTTGGCTGCAAAATTGGTGCCATCAACCGCTTGCCGGCAAGTTTCTTCGTTTCCGTTGCTTACAACTGCTGGGCATTTCGTCGCCTCGGCGTAAAGGTTCATGCCGAAACGGGAGATATTCAGGAATGGCTGTATCAGGAAGGCGAAAAACTGTCGTTTGAACAGCCCGCTGAAGCGCCGAAAGAAGAAAAGCGTGTGATCACATTGCAAGCGCCTATCACAGAAGAACAAATTCGCCAGCTCAAGGTGGGCGATATAGTTCGAATAAATGGAAGAATGTACACCGGCCGTGACGCGATCCATAAATATTTAATGGATCACGATGCGCCGGTAGATTTAAACGGACAAGTGATTTATCATTGCGGCCCAGTGATGCTGAAGGATGAAGACGGCCAATGGCATGTGAAAGCAGCCGGTCCAACCACATCCATTCGCGAGGAGCCTTATCAAGGCGACATCATGAAGAAATTCGGCATACGCGCCGTCATTGGAAAAGGCGGCATGGGACCGAAAACATTAGCAGCTCTTCAAGAGCATGGCGGCGTCTACCTAAACGCGATCGGCGGAGCCGCTCAGTACTACGCGGACTGCATTCAATCGGTTGACGGCGTAGACTTGATGGAATTCGGCATTCCAGAAGCCATGTGGCATCTGCAAGTCGAAGGCTTCACCGCTGTCGTAACCATGGACTCCCATGGCAACAGCCTGCACGCTTCCGTTAATCAATCATCTTTAGAAAAGCTTGCTCAATTCAAAGAACCAGTATTCAACTAATGATTCACATATACGGTCGTCCCATCACTTGATGGGGCGACTTTTTGCTTGGAACGCCCATAAAGGCAACCTCCAAACAAGGAAGGCACTGAAAAGGTGATGGCTTTGACATCATAATATGCAGCTTAATCCCTTTACAGCAGGTGACGAACTCCTTTTTGTGATGAAGGCTGCTTTTTCAGCGGACTTCTTTTAATTCCGTATCGCAGCGGCCTGTTGCATTTCTTTATCGTCTGCATCGTGCAGGTCTGGAAAAATCGTCCATATAGCTGCCTTTTTCTCTAGCTTAGAGTTTTGATTAAGGCATGTTACATGCGGGATAAAGGCTGAAACTAGGGCAAGGAATGAATCCTAAAAAAACAGCTTGTCTGTTTGTTAAGCAATTCGTCTGCCAGAGCTGTTTCCCCGGATATTCAATGCCAAATTTTTCATCGAACTTTTTTCATGATGATCGGATATTTATTCTGTTTCGATCGAAACTAAAGGAAAAGAGCAAAGGAAGATGATTATGAAATGGTTGCTGCACGTCCTGCTGATTTCTTCTCTTCTTACTGTCCAGGCGCTTCCGGCACATGCTGTATCCAATCAAGCGATTCATTGGGGGCTGAAAAAAGCAAGCAATGAACAGCCGGCAGAAGCAGGGAAGGAACTGGATGATTTGTTGGGGAAGTATGGAGCGTTTTATAAAGGAGATCCAAAGGAAAAGGTCGTTTATTTAACTTTTGATAACGGATATGAGAATGGGTATACAGCGAGCATCCTCGATACGCTGAAGAAAGAAAAAGTTCCTGCGACTTTTTTCGTCACCGGCCATTATTTAAAAAGTGCTTTCGATCTGGTCAAAAGGATGAACAAGGAGGGACATATTATTGGCAATCACTCCTGGAATCATCCGGATTTAACGCAAGTACATGATGAAAAATTAAAGGAAGAACTAAAGATGGTAAAGGAAAAAACGGCGCAGCTAACGAAGCAAAAAGAGATGAAATATTTGCGCCCGCCAAGGGGAATCTTGAGCGAAAGAACATTAAAGCTAGCCAAAGATGAAGGCTACACGCATGTGATGTGGTCGCTGGCCTATGTGGATTGGCAAACGAATCAGCAAAAGGGCTGGAAGTATGCCTATGACAACATCATGGCGCAAATCCATCCCGGAGCAGTCCTTTTGCTGCATACCGTTTCTAAAGACAATGCTGAAGCGTTGCCCCAAGCCATTAAAGACTTGAAAAAACGCGGATACCGTTTTGAAAGCCTGGATCACTATACGAATAAACAAAAGAAATAGGGACTGCTTCAGGCAGCCCTGTTTTTTTGGCTGTTTTTCGTTATACTAATGGGTAGTAGAAAAGAGGAAGTGACGTAATGAAGCAGCAAGATCAAATGAAATTAAAAGTAAAGCAAAGCTTTCCTTTGACCATTAAACGACTGGGAATCAACGGGGAGGGAGTCGGGTATTTTAAACGGAAGGTGGTATTCGTTCCGGGCGCCCTCCCTGGGGAAGAAGTCGTCGTCGAAGCCACGAAAGTGCATCCCAAATTTGCAGAAGGGAAAATTAAGAAAATCAGAAAAGCTTCTTCGCACAGAACAGCGCCGCCATGTCCCGTATACGAGCAATGCGGCGGCTGCCAGCTGCAGCACCTCGCTTACGAGCAGCAGCTGAAAGAAAAGAAAGACATTGTGATTCAATCGTTCGAACGCCATACCAAGCTGGATGTCGACAGCCTGCAAATTCGGGACACCATAGGAATGGAGCATCCTTGGAAGTACCGCAATAAAAGCCAATTTCAAACAGGCAAACACGAGGGAAAAGTCATCGCCGGCCTATACAGCCTAAACTCTCACCGGCTGATCGATATTCCCGAATGCATCGTCCAGCAGCCCAAGATCAATGAGGTGCTTACAACAGTAAAGAATATCCTCCAGGATGTAAATATCTCTATTTATGATGAGAAGAAAAACAAAGGCGCTGTGAAAACGATCGTCACCCGCATAGGAGTGAACACCGGCCAGATTCAAGTCGTGCTGATCACCGCAACGAAGGAGCTTCCAAAAAAAGACCTGATCATCAATGAAATCAAGAAGCGCCTCCCAGAAGTCCGCTCCATTATTCAAAATATTAATCCGAAAAAAACATCTTTAATTTTTGGGGAGAAAACGATTACGCTGGCAGGGGAAGAGACCATTGAAGAACAGCTGGGTGACTACACCTATGCCTTATCCGCCCGGGCCTTTTTCCAGCTGAATCCCGAACAAACAGTTAAGCTGTACAATGAGGTGAAAAAAGCAGCCCAGCTTTCAGGAACCGAGAAGATCGTCGATGCTTATTGCGGCTCGGGAACCATTGGCCTCTGGGTTGGAAAAGACGCCGCAGAAATTCGCGGAATGGACGTCATCGCCGAATCCATTGAAAACGCCCGCCAAAACGCCGCCGCTTACGGAATGAACGCCCTCTATCAAGTGGGCACCGCCGAAGAATGGCTGCCCAAATGGCTGAAACAGGGCTGGCACCCCGATGTCGTCATCGTCGATCCGCCACGCACAGGATGCGACTCTGCCTTCCTCAGCACCATCAAGCAAATAAAGCCAACACGCTTTGTTTATGTCTCATGCAACCCCTCCACATTGGCGAAAGACATCCAGCAGCTAAGCTCCATTTACAAAGTGGAGTATATCCAGCCGGTGGACATGTTTCCGCATACAGCGCACGTTGAGTGTGTGGTCTTGATGTCTAGGGTGGAGAAATAAGGCTTTGATAAATAAAGGATTTTCAAGGTTGGAGGATTTTCTGCCTGATTTCTGGCAGTACCTTTTAACCTTGAAAATCCTTATTTTTATTTATTGAGGAAACATATCAACTGCCCTGAAAGCGATAGGGTTGAGTTGATAGATTAGATTTTTTTATGGGGTTGAGGAGACAGGATAGATGTGCCTTTTTACTATTCTTATTCTTTTTCAATATTCTCTAAGGATTGATCTTTGTGAGTTTTTGGTCTGTATGTTGCATTAAAGACCATATCCAACAACCACTTCTTAAAGGATTGATTATTTTTGTTACGTTTATCGCTTTCAAATGCTTCATACAGTTCCATGCCAGTTGAGATTGTATTCATAATTGCCTCAATCGTAGCACGGTCACTTTCGTCACGTGCGTTTTGAGCGTCAGAGAATTTCATGGCATTTTGATAAGCTTCATCTCGGCTAACTATATCTGGCAAATCAGCAACTTGGCGGCGGATTCGATCCTCATCTGTCCAATCACAATCACCCCATATGTCATGAAAAGTTTGAAGAATGTGTGTCAGTGTATCTAATTCTGGAACGTGTATTCCTACATCAGTGCTTACTGGTACTGGATCGATTTCTACATTTTCATCAGCAAGGGTAATTGACATTGTTTCCTGTGCAACTACTCGGTAGCTTTCTAAATCTACACTTTCTAAAATGCCTTCTGATAAATCATCCTCATTATTTGGACTTGGCAGCTTGTTAATGAGAAGATTTAAAAATATAGATAATTTCTCCCAATCAACAGAGCCGTATGGCAATATAGCTGATAGGAAGTTATAAGTACGAACAAACCTCTTGGCACTGCTCTTGAATAAGATTTGTTCTTCTGTTTCTAAGCCTTTATAGTTTTCTACACAGGAGTCCAAAATTGGATCTAGCTTATCTCTTTCAGCATTATTAAGATATAACTCTACAAAAGTATCAACTTGTTGTTTTGTATAAACCTGCAAAGGCTCCATTTCATCAATCAAATCATTTAGTTTGTTTACATCTGTTTCACCAGAAAGAATAGTGGTCTTGTAATACTTTTCAAAAGCACTCTTGATATCTTCTGGATCATTCGCAAAGTCTAAAATAAATGTATCGTTTTTACCATTATAGGAACGATTAAGCCTAGATAGTGTTTGTACAGCTTTAATATCTGCTAGTTTTTTATCTACATACATGGTATGTAGCAGAGGCTCATCATAACCTGTTTGAAACTTATTGGCGACAATTAAAAAGCGATATGGTTCTTTCTTAAACATTTTTTCTATTTTTGTGCTAGGAAAACCATTGAGAGAAGCTTCATTTACTGTTTGCCCTTCCCAAACAACATCACCGGAAAACGCTATTATGGCTTTGTACTGACTTTTACGTTCTTTTAAAGAACGATTAATTGCATGATAATATTCTATAGCTCGTTTGATTTCACTAGTCACAACCATAGCCCTAGCTTTACCACCAATTTTCATTTGTACATCAGTGTGAAAATGTTCTACCATAATATTAGCTTTTTCTTGAATAGCAAATTCATTCGATTCAACGAAGTACTTAAGACGGCTCTGAGCACGTTTTTTATCAAATAGGGGGTCATCCTCTACGGTTTTGATAATATGATAATAACTTTGGTATGGCGTATAATATTTTAATACGTCCAAAATAAATTTTTCTTCAATAGCTTGTTTCATTGTATAAATATAATGTGGTCTTGCTTTTCTTGTACCGTCCTCGTTATAGACTGGCTTACCATTCTCATCGACTAAAGGCATACCGAACATCTCAAGTGTCTTGTTTTTTGGTGTGGCAGTAAAGGCAAAATAGCTGGCGTTAGAAGCCATCTTTTTACCTTCGATTAAACTATTGATTTTATCTTCAACTGTATCATCTTCGCTATAAACATTACCAGAAAGAACAATATTCATTTTAGCAGAGAGACTGCCATTTTGACTAGAATGGGCCTCATCAATAATTATGGCAAACTTACTATTTTTGTGGATATTAGTAATGTCGTCTAGAATAAATTGAAACTTGTGCACAATTGTGATTATAATTTTTTTACCCTCATCAAGTAGCTTTTTCAATTCAGAGGAATCCTTGGCCCAGCCAACCGTAGAGGAGACCTGCATGAATTGACGAATCGTATTTTTTATTTGTTTGTCAAGGTTAATGCGATCCGTAACTACAATGACGGTATCAAACACATCTCCGTTTGCATTTCTCAACGTAACAAGCTGGTGAGCAAGCCATGCAATAGAATTGGATTTACCGCTTCCTGCACTATGTTGAATCAAATAACGCTGTCCGACCCCTTGATGTGCTGCTTCAGCCAAAAGGGATTTAACAACTTGTAATTGGTGATAACGAGGGAAAATTTGTTTATAGGTTTTTTTCTTTGTTTCTTCGTCTTCCTCGCAGACCACTTGTGCATAGTTCTCAAGTATGTTTGAAAGCTCACCCTTGGTTAGAATTTCTTTCCAAAGATAGTCCGTTTTTATTCCGCTTGGATTTGGAGGGTTACCCGCACCATCGTTATAACCTTTATTAAAAGGCAGAAACCAGGACTTCTCCTTTTTAAGTTCGGTACACATATAGACCTCGTTATCGTCGACTGCAAAATGAACAAGACAACGTTTAAAATTAAAAATAAGTTCTGATGGTTCACGATCAGTTTTATATTGGTGTATTGCATCCTGGACATTTTGTTTAGTGAGCTGGTTCTTAAGCTCAAAAGTCATAATTGGTAATCCATTTAGGAAAATAGTCATATCAAGTGCACGGCGGCTATGTTGCTTAGAATATTGCAATTGTCGCGTTACACTGAATATGTTCTTTTCATATTGTTCTGAAGCTCTTTTGTTTCCATCAGAAGGCAAAACCATATATAAATCTAAACTTTTATGTTTGTATTTAAACGGCTTACGCAAAACCTCAACAACACCATCATCAGAAATCTTCTTGCTGAGGCGGTCGAGGAATTTTTTCTTTTCAGATGCACTGTCTAGAATATGAAGTTCTTTTATCACTTCTGCTTGTGTATTAACAAGAAAGCGGAATAAGCGCGCCTCATCAATTGCATAATCCTGATTGAAATCAGAGTTTAAACCTTGCTCATAATGATTTTTTTGAACAAGCCAGTTTACAATAAGGGTTTCAAAACCATTTTCCTTAGTATTGGTGTGCATTAAACAACGACCTCCTCACATAAAGGTTCTTCATCTGGTTCATCGTTGATGTCTTCTTCTGCAACTTCATTAAGTTCATCGCTTGTTACTACTTCGTACTCTGGAATATTCACGGCACGGACATCAACTTGCCCAGTAACTACATCTGCTATTGTTTTGGTTTGAAGTTCTCCAAGATAGCTGATTTCTTTCTTAATACTATCAATTAATAAGTCAATCTTAGCTTGTACTTCGAGGCAATAGGATACAATCTCTTGTTGCTCTTCTTTTGGAGGTAATAGAACGATCATTCTTCGAATGTCATTGTAGCCAATGCTTTGCCGAACACCTCCGCCCATTCCGTAAAACAACTTGCTCACATCATACGAATGTAACAGAAGGTAAAGGTACTCAGAAAGCATATTTTCCCTTGGTTTTAGACATGTGTATGCCGATGTAATTATACCTGTTTGAGTTGAAAGACCTACTCTTAAACTTTTATGATCATTCTGCAAATCAGTTAAGCGCAGAATTATATTTCCATCATGAATTATCTGATATGTGTCAAAGGATGCAGGTAGCAAGCCGGTCGTGGTATTTATATCCTTATTTACAATCCTTCCATAGCTAAGGGATAGCAAATTTTGGTTATGAACATTTTTATTTGAAATTTTTTGCTCTGCAGCACACTGAAAAAGCATTTTTTCTTCCCAGTGAGCAGGTATATCACCAATCCAACTTTGCTGACTCGATTTTGTTACAGATTGATGAAAACCTTTTGTAACAGCATGGAAAATTAGAGAGTTCTTTAATTCAGTTAAATTTGAGATTTCCTTCTTTTTCCCTTTGATATATCTGGTTATTTCTGTTATTTTCCAGTCTAGAAAGCGGACGATTTGGTCTTGTTCTTGGCGTGGTGGAACCGGCAAGTGTATATTTTTTAGTTCACTATACCGAGTTGTCCACAAGTCGGCCACTAATCCTCTGCCATTACGGAAATATTCTTCTGTAAAAGGAACACATCTTAGCAAGTAGTGCAAATAGCGCGAGTTTTCATTTGTAATTGGTTTTAATACTATATTAATTAAGGATACTGAACCATCAAGAGGAGAGATCCCGCTTGAACCTTTTCTGTCTGATCTGCTGTTAATTACAAAATCACCAGCTTTTACGAGCTTTCGATTATCACCGTTATCCGTTTTTATAGCAGTTTCAAGCTGAGGTACAATACCGGCTTTACTTACCGACAGAGGTGCATAGTCCTTATCAGATACTTTTAATTTTCTTTCAATAAAGAGTTCACGAACTTTGCGAGTCTCCCATTGAAAAGGTATTTTGTCAATCCACAAGGCTCTTGTGTCTTTATATTTTTCATAAGGTCTTAACATTAATGATCACCTCCTCCAGTTAGTTGGACAATTGATGCCAAAAGCCCATCTGTGTCAGCTTCTATTTTTTTTATGTCTGTAATAATATCTGCCGCTTCTCGCAATTCAATTGGTTTGTAAAAATATTTTGTGAAGCTGAGTTCATATCCTAGAGTTATGGAGTTTTCATCTATCCATGCGTCTGGGACATACGGTAAAATTTCATTATTAAAGAACGCTTCAATGCCTCCCTCATAAGTATAGGGAATCTGCTCATTATCTTTTAAATCTTTATCAGGCTCATAACCACCTTTATTACTTTTAACTGGCTCAGCTTGCTCGTCAACTGTAGTGAAGTAATTACGTATAGTCTTAATCCTCTTTGCAGTTAGTTTAATTTTACTTCCTTTTGCAGCGTCCTCTACGTCGGCAATAAAGGTATTATAATCTAATAAAGGTTCAGTACCCACCAATTCCTTAACTTTGCACATCAAACAGTATAACGGCTCATCTTTCGCTTCTTGCTTTAATAATTCAAGACTATCTTCTGAGATTTCCACACGCAAACGAAGTGGACGAAGAATATCTACTGAGTAATAAGCAAATTCCTCATTATCAAAAACTTTGCTATATGTCTCATCAGCTTCTGTAAAAGCAAGGTATAATGATATGATTTGGTTTCGAATCTCTGGAGTTAGTTCACTATTTTTATCACCAATACTTTTTCTTAATGGAGACTTTAAGGAAGTGGCATCAATCAATTGAACTTTGCCTTTACGTTCGTTTGCCTTATTATTTGTGACAACCCAAAGGAATGTACCGATACCAGTATTGTAAAACATATTTTCAGGCAGAGCTACAATTGCTTCTAACATGTCATTTTCAATAATGTAGCGACGAAGATTACTTGGTCCACTGCCCGCTTTCCCTGTAAAGAGGGATGAACCATTGTGTACTTCAACAATACGACTACCAAATTCGGTAGTAGTTTTCATTTTGCTTATATTATTTGCAAGAAATAACATCTGAGGATCACCGATATCAGGTAATAAGGAATAGTTAGAATTACCATCATAATTAATAATAAAGCGAGGGTCGGTGATATCATCCTTTTTAATGTCTCCCCATGCTTTAAGCTCAGCTTTCCATGATGTTCCAAATGGAGGATTTGAAAGCATAAAATCAAATTCTTCACGAGGAAAACCGTCATTTGATATTGTTGAGCCAAAATAAATATTATCAGCCTGAGTACCTTCACCTTTCACTAGCATATCTGCGCAAGCAATCGCATAGGTTTCGTCAGCATTTTCCTGACCAAATAACTTTATAGAAACCTTTTTTCCGGCTTCCTCAGCTAGTTCATGTATACGCTGTTCACCTACCGTTAGCATGCCGCCAGTACCGCAGGCACCATCATAAATACGATAAGTTGTACTCTGAATCTGATCCTGAACAGGAACAAACGCGATATCTGCCATTAATTCAACAATATCTCTAGGGGTAAAATGACGTCCTGCATCTGTTATATTTGTTTCTTCATTAAACATACGGATAACTTCTTCAAAAAGGGTACCCATCGTATGATTATCGAGGGCAGGCAAGCGCACACTCCCATCGTCGTTTAGAACAGGTTGATTGCTAAGGTTAATCCTCGGATCAACAAACTTCTCAATCAGGAGCCCTAGTCGATCTTGCTCTGATAACCTATTAATTTGATTTCTAAAATGAAATTTATCAATGATTTCCTGTACATTTTTTGAAAAGCCATCTAAATAATTGATGAAGTCATTTTTTAATTGCTGTTGGTTAGTACGAGACTTCAAGTCTTTCAAAGTAAATTCAGATTTATTACAGAAAGCTTGCCCAGCTACTCTGCACAAAACAGGGTCGATATCTACTATACTGCCTTTCGATTCCATCTTTTTTTTCATCGCTATTACTGCATCATGTTTAGGTTCAAGTACGGCATCAAATCGGCGAATAACTAACATTGGTAAAATAATTTTTCGATAATCACCTACATCATATACATCCACTAGGCAGTCATTAGCGATACCCCATATAAATGATTTCAATGAATTATAAGTTTGTTGGTCCATTATATCTAATCTCCTTGTCTAAATCTCAAATTTTAATGTGTATTAATCTTAGTTTGTGGGAGATTCTTCATCTTCAACGACTTCCATAATATCTCCAATATCACATTCTAAAGCTGTACATATTTTCACGAGAATATCTGTACTGACATTTTCATTCTTACCAAGCTTGGCGAGTGTAGTTGTACTCAAGCCAGTTGCTGCTCGTAAATCCTTTTTCTTCATATCCTTATCTATTAGGAGTTTCCAAAGTTTCTTGTAACTGACTTCCATTTACTTACACCTCTCATTCGTCAGTTTATGTTATGTATAAATACATACTTAATATTATAGCATTTATTGCGTGAATAAC from Bacillus xiapuensis encodes:
- the cax gene encoding calcium/proton exchanger, with translation MNKIFGGIVLLGVPLSVAGSLMHWPSLVMFVIYCVTIIALSSFMGRATESLAIVAGPRIGGLLNATFGNAVELIISIFALKAGLVEVVLASLTGSVLGNLLLVAGLSFFLGGIKFKRQTFSVHDARHNSGLLMFAVIVAFVIPEIFSMSMNDSETLTLSIGISIILIALYLAALFFKLVTHRGVYVSKKKEGNAVEKSQEEPEWSKGKALGILLVATLAVAYVSEGLVHTFESVGESFGWSELFIGVIIVAIVGNAAEHASAIIMAMKNKMDIAVEIAVGSTLQIAMFVAPVLVLLSLFFPQTMPLVFTVPELVSMVTAVLLAIVISNDGETNWFEGLTLLAAYFIMGIGFYLL
- a CDS encoding SE1561 family protein, producing MKPITDKSSQITYLKERLNIFLEVLDSMDPADTDLEDIDRLLQMIDDIETKCEQFKVR
- the pdaA gene encoding delta-lactam-biosynthetic de-N-acetylase, with the protein product MKWLLHVLLISSLLTVQALPAHAVSNQAIHWGLKKASNEQPAEAGKELDDLLGKYGAFYKGDPKEKVVYLTFDNGYENGYTASILDTLKKEKVPATFFVTGHYLKSAFDLVKRMNKEGHIIGNHSWNHPDLTQVHDEKLKEELKMVKEKTAQLTKQKEMKYLRPPRGILSERTLKLAKDEGYTHVMWSLAYVDWQTNQQKGWKYAYDNIMAQIHPGAVLLLHTVSKDNAEALPQAIKDLKKRGYRFESLDHYTNKQKK
- a CDS encoding fumarate hydratase gives rise to the protein MNLENLQKSMYQLIVETSTNLPKDVRRAIKAAVIRENAGTSAAMSLATITNNIQMADDNISPICQDTGMPTFKVKTPVGANQLEIKEAIHQALVQATKDGKLRPNSVDSLTGKNSGDNLGAGTPVIKFEQWENDYIDARLILKGGGCENKNIQYSLPCELEGLGRAGRDLDGIRKCIMHAVYQAQGQGCSAGFIGVGIGGDRTSGYELAKNQLFRHVDDVNPNEDLRKLEEYIMKHANELGIGTMGFGGETTLLGCKIGAINRLPASFFVSVAYNCWAFRRLGVKVHAETGDIQEWLYQEGEKLSFEQPAEAPKEEKRVITLQAPITEEQIRQLKVGDIVRINGRMYTGRDAIHKYLMDHDAPVDLNGQVIYHCGPVMLKDEDGQWHVKAAGPTTSIREEPYQGDIMKKFGIRAVIGKGGMGPKTLAALQEHGGVYLNAIGGAAQYYADCIQSVDGVDLMEFGIPEAMWHLQVEGFTAVVTMDSHGNSLHASVNQSSLEKLAQFKEPVFN
- the rlmD gene encoding 23S rRNA (uracil(1939)-C(5))-methyltransferase RlmD, giving the protein MKQQDQMKLKVKQSFPLTIKRLGINGEGVGYFKRKVVFVPGALPGEEVVVEATKVHPKFAEGKIKKIRKASSHRTAPPCPVYEQCGGCQLQHLAYEQQLKEKKDIVIQSFERHTKLDVDSLQIRDTIGMEHPWKYRNKSQFQTGKHEGKVIAGLYSLNSHRLIDIPECIVQQPKINEVLTTVKNILQDVNISIYDEKKNKGAVKTIVTRIGVNTGQIQVVLITATKELPKKDLIINEIKKRLPEVRSIIQNINPKKTSLIFGEKTITLAGEETIEEQLGDYTYALSARAFFQLNPEQTVKLYNEVKKAAQLSGTEKIVDAYCGSGTIGLWVGKDAAEIRGMDVIAESIENARQNAAAYGMNALYQVGTAEEWLPKWLKQGWHPDVVIVDPPRTGCDSAFLSTIKQIKPTRFVYVSCNPSTLAKDIQQLSSIYKVEYIQPVDMFPHTAHVECVVLMSRVEK
- a CDS encoding YfkD family protein, which produces MKIIRLLLAAAAVFAFTGLGEFAAAAKKEDKPSLPIPPSVKDLSQDNTYLNEEQELSDLQPSELTKELLSTSKAKITNPRLIRMLNETSVNKSLFSIGMRATVFLGEWPLSYSSDETSANWEYQKVNTNFFDNRAGKSIYQMHYVQEAHKTVRGGLSVKLPRSEEVKQMVLKEAIQRTNLPLAYATSIGNGTKQNDIYNVAPKTAGYLSAFAPAIHEKGRVAYGEVFLVLTGSKRALVIKNMTTKKVSAWIPISNHLSFSFRSVRQP